A section of the Gloeobacter violaceus PCC 7421 genome encodes:
- a CDS encoding M14 family metallopeptidase, which translates to MVASAPVLFERKQVFALDLPFAQQIRLINHRFEPRWRHAEQEVTILTGLHGDELDGGYICHRLSQFLQRLPVGWRLEGAVNLLPSANPLAGSLGERFVPEAGSDLNRIFPGDPDGSEWERLAAAIFAIAGRSTACFDIHSSNSFLEELPQVRVVHEPRLIEWANCLGLDVVWSHSQHNWIAGTVAQALFERGVPALVIELGTGRRIHRGHCERVFQGILQWMLAVGVLSGGPVVAVPNRPLQANEFNIVYINAETGGLFLPRPSLNLGDRLKRGSRVGQVIDPLSGQEAEVIAPLDGHLFTLRVHPLVYAGSLVARLVHL; encoded by the coding sequence ATGGTCGCCTCCGCCCCCGTGCTTTTTGAACGCAAACAGGTATTTGCGCTGGATCTGCCCTTCGCTCAGCAGATCCGGCTTATCAATCACCGCTTCGAACCGCGCTGGCGCCATGCGGAACAGGAGGTGACGATCCTGACGGGCCTGCACGGCGACGAGCTGGATGGCGGCTATATCTGCCACCGGCTGTCGCAGTTTTTGCAGCGGCTGCCGGTGGGTTGGCGGCTGGAGGGGGCCGTCAATCTGCTGCCCAGCGCCAACCCGCTGGCGGGCAGTCTGGGGGAGCGCTTCGTCCCGGAGGCGGGCAGCGATCTCAACCGCATCTTTCCCGGCGATCCCGACGGCAGCGAGTGGGAGCGTCTGGCGGCGGCCATCTTTGCCATCGCCGGCCGCTCGACCGCCTGCTTCGACATCCATAGTTCCAACAGCTTTCTGGAGGAATTGCCCCAGGTGCGGGTGGTCCACGAGCCGCGCCTCATCGAGTGGGCTAATTGCCTCGGCCTCGATGTGGTCTGGAGCCATTCTCAGCACAACTGGATCGCAGGCACGGTCGCCCAGGCGCTTTTCGAGCGGGGAGTCCCGGCCCTGGTAATCGAACTGGGGACAGGCCGCCGCATCCACCGGGGTCATTGCGAGCGCGTCTTTCAGGGAATTTTGCAGTGGATGCTCGCCGTCGGCGTGCTGAGCGGCGGACCGGTCGTCGCTGTCCCCAACCGGCCGCTGCAGGCAAACGAGTTCAACATCGTCTACATCAACGCCGAGACGGGCGGTCTGTTCTTGCCGCGCCCGTCGCTGAACCTGGGCGATCGCCTCAAGCGCGGCAGCCGCGTGGGCCAGGTGATCGACCCGCTGAGCGGCCAGGAGGCGGAGGTGATTGCGCCGCTCGACGGCCATCTGTTCACGCTGCGGGTGCATCCGCTGGTCTACGCCGGGTCGCTGGTGGCCCGGCTGGTGCACCTCTAA
- a CDS encoding M14 family metallopeptidase gives MQKSLGPLLVPFGGPLNVAMQEFGRGRPVLSVVGGLHGDAYNGVYTCHLLIEWLRRQELRQGPYQLRGKVRVLPAVNPPGLLLASRHWPFDNTDLDRVFPGYAQGETTQRLASWVFEQVRHSDCCVELHGPENHLAEWPRVQVYHSQPRALDLTKTLGLPVVWVRRHSTAKTAHCYELPVRTQGTLAHNLSQAGVDVLVIRAGGGQAIEPEYCTRVFAGLVRLMLHMGIVLGPPPEPPGTASPRVVTGTAVQPVHCRAPGLFVSAAALGDSLAEGEVLGKVVDPLRGETLERVHTPEPGLLIALRTHPVVMQGALVACLVRDGH, from the coding sequence ATGCAAAAATCCCTCGGGCCTTTGCTTGTCCCCTTTGGCGGTCCGCTCAACGTCGCGATGCAGGAGTTCGGCCGCGGCCGACCGGTACTGAGCGTCGTGGGCGGCCTGCACGGCGACGCTTACAACGGTGTCTACACCTGCCACCTGCTCATCGAGTGGCTCAGGCGCCAGGAGCTGCGCCAGGGGCCTTACCAGTTGCGGGGCAAGGTGCGGGTGCTTCCGGCCGTAAACCCGCCGGGGCTGCTGCTGGCCAGCCGCCACTGGCCCTTCGACAACACCGACCTCGACCGGGTCTTCCCGGGCTATGCCCAGGGGGAGACCACCCAGCGGCTGGCCAGCTGGGTCTTCGAGCAGGTGCGCCACTCCGACTGCTGCGTCGAACTGCACGGGCCTGAGAACCACCTGGCCGAATGGCCCCGGGTGCAGGTCTACCACAGCCAGCCGCGCGCCCTCGATCTGACCAAGACCCTCGGGCTGCCGGTCGTCTGGGTGCGCCGCCACTCCACCGCCAAGACGGCCCACTGCTACGAGTTGCCGGTGCGCACCCAGGGCACCCTCGCCCACAACCTCTCCCAGGCGGGGGTGGATGTGCTGGTGATCCGCGCCGGGGGCGGCCAGGCGATCGAGCCCGAGTACTGCACCCGGGTCTTCGCGGGGCTGGTGCGCCTGATGCTGCATATGGGGATCGTCCTCGGCCCGCCGCCGGAACCGCCCGGAACGGCATCCCCCCGGGTGGTGACGGGCACTGCTGTGCAACCGGTGCACTGCCGGGCGCCGGGGTTGTTCGTGTCCGCAGCGGCCCTGGGCGACAGCCTCGCCGAGGGTGAAGTGCTCGGGAAGGTGGTCGATCCGTTGCGCGGCGAGACCCTGGAGCGGGTGCACACCCCCGAGCCGGGATTGCTGATTGCCCTGCGCACCCATCCGGTCGTCATGCAGGGTGCGCTGGTGGCCTGCCTGGTGCGCGACGGCCACTGA
- a CDS encoding YciI family protein, which translates to MQYMIMTYEEPAAFEARTDAQKSQAYWGSWAAYAQTLKESGVMVGGNGLQPPHAGTTLRLQNGQRQIQDGPGDWPSRPRRTPSGTSSRTTG; encoded by the coding sequence ATGCAGTACATGATCATGACCTACGAAGAACCGGCGGCTTTCGAAGCGCGCACCGACGCCCAAAAAAGCCAGGCGTACTGGGGATCCTGGGCGGCCTACGCCCAGACGCTCAAAGAGTCCGGCGTCATGGTCGGCGGCAACGGGCTGCAGCCGCCCCACGCCGGTACGACCCTGCGGTTGCAAAACGGCCAGCGGCAGATCCAGGACGGTCCCGGCGACTGGCCGAGCAGGCCCAGGCGGACTCCGAGCGGGACGTCTTCCCGGACGACCGGCTGA
- a CDS encoding TonB-dependent siderophore receptor — protein MTKPDYRWLLLGLLHPLILAAPGQAQSTAVPRLSQLQPVQTAAQGLFPSAMAQATPEPAAQRREDDAEELEEVTVEGNRGYRVPDATTATRTDTPIRDIPANVQVIPRQLIEDQGAIRLSDALRNVSGVSFGQDFGGQGAEFNARGFRLNEYRNGFQEADLFGTLTDFETAGIERIEVVKGPGSVLFGSADPAGTINIITKRPTLTPYAAVNLTVGSYDLYRPTLDVSGPLTPDGALAYRLNIAYENSKSYRDFVRKERAFIAPVLTWKPGPDTTITFEGEFLRYVRPIDRGLVAQGDGVAPVPVSRFLGDPHAPNISEEWRGYLYFDQRLAENLNWRSVFRAGATRAFYRSIESDTLLADNRTLTLFGGVSQQNQELYTFRNDLVWKFATGSIRHTLLAGFEFIRGYGWFGNDRPFAGNLNIDIYNPVYQFNYAVPSPSALNYDGYLNTFGIYLQDQIAVADNLKVLLSGRFDNFSYGDRYNDPSFNTVAVARDFSPRVGIVYQPIPEISLYANTGRSFAPQFGLNATGTPFLPERGTNYEAGLKAEFLGGRMATTLAVYRIEKDNVLTADPSDFRFSLQVGQQQSSGFEFDIVGEILQGWNVIASYAYTDARITRDNTFPVGNRLPRVPYNTASLWTTYRIPEGPLRGLGFGAGAFFVDNRSGDLDNTFEVPGYTRVDAAVYYNFGNIKTAINLKNLLDVRYFEGVQARRNVPPGAPFTMQGTLSLEF, from the coding sequence GTGACCAAGCCAGATTACCGATGGCTCCTGCTCGGGTTGCTGCACCCTCTCATTCTCGCAGCCCCGGGGCAGGCTCAGAGTACGGCCGTCCCGCGGCTGTCGCAACTGCAGCCGGTACAGACCGCAGCGCAGGGGTTGTTCCCAAGCGCTATGGCTCAGGCGACGCCCGAGCCCGCGGCACAACGGCGAGAGGACGACGCTGAGGAACTGGAGGAGGTGACGGTGGAGGGCAATCGGGGCTACCGGGTCCCCGATGCGACGACTGCCACCCGCACCGATACGCCCATCCGCGACATCCCCGCCAACGTCCAGGTCATTCCCCGGCAACTCATCGAGGATCAAGGGGCAATCCGCCTGTCCGATGCCCTCAGAAACGTTAGCGGCGTCAGCTTCGGCCAGGACTTCGGCGGACAGGGAGCGGAGTTCAACGCCCGGGGATTTCGGCTCAACGAGTACCGCAACGGCTTTCAAGAAGCCGACTTGTTTGGTACCCTCACCGACTTCGAGACGGCGGGTATTGAGCGCATCGAGGTGGTCAAGGGGCCGGGGTCGGTGCTGTTTGGTTCGGCCGATCCCGCCGGAACGATCAACATCATCACCAAGCGGCCGACGCTCACCCCCTACGCCGCCGTCAACCTGACCGTCGGCAGCTATGATCTTTACCGCCCGACGCTGGATGTCTCAGGCCCGCTCACCCCCGACGGCGCGCTCGCCTACCGCCTGAATATCGCCTACGAAAATTCGAAAAGCTACCGCGATTTTGTCCGCAAGGAGCGCGCCTTTATTGCTCCCGTGCTCACCTGGAAACCAGGTCCGGATACGACCATCACCTTCGAAGGCGAATTTCTACGCTACGTGCGGCCCATCGACCGGGGGCTAGTGGCGCAGGGTGACGGGGTGGCGCCGGTGCCGGTGAGCCGCTTTTTGGGGGACCCTCATGCCCCTAACATCTCCGAGGAATGGCGCGGCTACCTTTATTTCGATCAGCGCCTTGCCGAGAATCTTAACTGGCGCAGCGTCTTTCGCGCCGGGGCGACGCGCGCGTTCTACCGGTCGATTGAGTCGGACACGCTGCTTGCGGACAACCGCACCCTCACCCTCTTCGGCGGCGTCAGCCAGCAGAATCAGGAACTGTACACCTTCCGCAACGATCTGGTCTGGAAGTTCGCCACCGGCTCGATTCGCCATACCCTGCTTGCAGGCTTCGAGTTCATTCGAGGTTACGGTTGGTTTGGCAACGACCGGCCCTTCGCAGGCAATTTGAACATCGATATTTATAATCCGGTCTACCAGTTTAACTACGCTGTCCCGAGCCCCTCCGCATTGAACTACGACGGCTACCTCAACACCTTCGGCATCTACCTGCAAGATCAAATTGCCGTCGCCGACAACCTGAAAGTGCTGTTGAGCGGACGCTTCGACAACTTCAGCTACGGCGACAGATACAACGATCCATCCTTCAACACCGTCGCCGTCGCCCGGGATTTCTCGCCGCGCGTCGGCATCGTCTACCAGCCGATTCCTGAAATATCGCTGTACGCTAATACCGGTCGCTCCTTCGCGCCGCAGTTCGGCCTCAACGCCACCGGCACGCCATTTTTGCCCGAGCGGGGCACCAATTACGAGGCGGGCTTGAAAGCCGAGTTTCTGGGCGGACGGATGGCCACCACCCTGGCGGTTTACCGGATCGAAAAAGACAACGTCCTGACGGCCGATCCGAGCGATTTTCGCTTTTCGCTCCAGGTGGGTCAACAGCAAAGCAGTGGCTTCGAATTCGACATCGTCGGCGAGATCTTGCAGGGCTGGAATGTGATCGCTTCCTACGCCTACACCGACGCGCGCATCACCCGCGACAACACCTTCCCGGTGGGCAATCGGCTGCCCAGGGTGCCCTACAACACCGCCAGCCTCTGGACAACCTACCGCATTCCCGAAGGCCCGCTGCGGGGGTTGGGTTTCGGTGCGGGCGCCTTTTTTGTCGACAACCGCAGCGGGGATCTCGACAACACCTTCGAAGTACCCGGCTACACCCGGGTGGACGCGGCCGTCTACTACAACTTCGGTAACATCAAGACCGCCATCAACCTCAAAAACTTGCTCGACGTGCGCTATTTCGAAGGGGTGCAAGCCCGGCGCAACGTACCGCCCGGGGCACCCTTCACCATGCAGGGCACCCTTTCGCTGGAGTTTTGA
- a CDS encoding Uma2 family endonuclease, producing the protein MVLSPETIVYPDSDGKPMADNTEQFRWIVYIKEGLEWLFASDPNVFVAGDLLWYPVEGNPRLCQAPDVLVAFGRPKGKRGSYRQWLEAGVAPQVVFEVLSPGNGVSEMTRKFQFYQHHGVEEYYLYDPEGGTLDGFVREGAALLGIDPMHSWVSPRLGARFELGERGDLCLWRPDGTPFESYVEMAARAEQERLRAEQERQRAEQERQRAEQERQRAEQERQRAEQAEQQALRLAQRLRELGIDPQA; encoded by the coding sequence ATGGTCCTTTCTCCCGAGACAATCGTCTACCCGGACTCCGACGGCAAACCGATGGCAGACAATACTGAGCAGTTTCGCTGGATTGTCTACATCAAAGAAGGTCTAGAGTGGTTGTTTGCAAGCGATCCCAATGTGTTTGTGGCGGGGGATTTGCTGTGGTACCCGGTAGAAGGTAATCCCAGGCTGTGCCAGGCTCCCGACGTCCTGGTCGCCTTCGGCCGGCCCAAGGGCAAACGCGGCAGCTACCGGCAGTGGCTCGAAGCGGGCGTTGCACCGCAGGTGGTCTTCGAGGTGCTTTCTCCAGGCAACGGCGTCTCCGAGATGACGCGCAAGTTTCAGTTCTACCAGCACCACGGCGTCGAGGAGTACTACCTTTACGATCCCGAGGGCGGCACCTTGGACGGCTTTGTGCGCGAAGGAGCAGCGCTGCTGGGAATTGATCCCATGCATAGTTGGGTGAGCCCCAGATTGGGTGCGCGCTTCGAACTGGGCGAGCGGGGTGACTTGTGCCTCTGGCGGCCGGACGGAACCCCGTTTGAAAGCTACGTAGAAATGGCGGCGCGCGCCGAGCAGGAGCGGCTACGAGCTGAGCAGGAGCGGCAACGCGCCGAGCAAGAACGGCAGCGCGCCGAGCAGGAGCGGCAACGCGCCGAGCAAGAACGGCAACGCGCCGAGCAAGCCGAACAGCAAGCGCTACGCTTGGCACAGCGCTTGCGCGAATTGGGCATCGACCCACAGGCTTGA
- a CDS encoding DUF5615 family PIN-like protein yields MRFVADENVKREIIERLRRDGHEVFSIFESVRGLVNGEVLALANRQDAVLISADKDMGELVTRYGQPAVGVLLTRLPDHRFTDDEQAELLAGAIAECGPLLRGSLAIVKPEGTRIRPLQQQYSGPKLEA; encoded by the coding sequence GTGCGCTTTGTCGCTGACGAGAACGTGAAACGGGAGATCATCGAGCGTCTTCGTCGAGACGGGCACGAGGTCTTCTCGATCTTCGAAAGTGTGCGCGGTCTGGTCAATGGCGAAGTGCTGGCCCTGGCTAACCGTCAGGACGCTGTGCTTATCAGTGCGGACAAAGACATGGGCGAACTGGTCACCCGTTATGGGCAACCGGCAGTCGGCGTCCTGCTCACACGGCTGCCCGATCACCGATTTACTGACGACGAGCAAGCGGAACTGCTTGCCGGAGCGATTGCCGAGTGCGGACCATTATTGCGTGGCTCTCTTGCCATCGTTAAGCCCGAAGGCACCCGCATCCGTCCGCTGCAACAGCAGTATTCAGGACCAAAACTGGAAGCCTGA
- a CDS encoding Uma2 family endonuclease: MQIGEQRVVLHNIPWSLYEQLLEALGDHRGVRLAYSKGTLEIMSPLPVHESVNRLLGRLVEAWGDWTGVEVQDLGSITMNREDLGKGIEPDSCFYIANLGAVAGRDRLDFRQDPPPDLAIEVDITSTSLTRRPIYQTLDIPELWRWAGEPLAVFHLVDGQYQPAQASRVLPGFPVQYLTELVLLGTRTTHPRAVQRLRETLQQA, encoded by the coding sequence GTGCAAATCGGTGAACAGCGGGTGGTGCTGCACAACATTCCTTGGAGCCTGTACGAGCAATTGCTGGAGGCTCTGGGGGATCATCGGGGCGTGCGGCTTGCCTACAGCAAGGGCACCCTCGAAATCATGAGCCCCCTGCCCGTGCACGAGAGCGTCAACCGGCTTTTGGGCCGTCTGGTAGAAGCCTGGGGCGATTGGACAGGCGTGGAAGTCCAGGACCTTGGGTCGATAACGATGAACCGCGAAGATCTGGGCAAGGGCATCGAACCGGATAGTTGCTTCTACATTGCCAATCTGGGTGCCGTTGCCGGCCGGGACCGCCTGGATTTCAGGCAAGATCCCCCACCGGACCTGGCCATCGAAGTCGATATCACCAGCACTTCCCTCACCCGTCGGCCGATCTACCAGACCCTGGACATTCCCGAGCTTTGGCGCTGGGCCGGCGAGCCGCTCGCCGTGTTCCACCTGGTGGACGGGCAGTACCAACCGGCGCAAGCGAGCCGGGTGCTGCCCGGTTTTCCCGTGCAATATCTCACCGAGCTGGTGCTCCTGGGAACGCGCACGACCCACCCGCGCGCCGTGCAAAGGTTGCGCGAAACTCTCCAGCAAGCTTGA
- a CDS encoding RecQ family ATP-dependent DNA helicase gives MPDCAAATCPGGPPRGQPALSPGAKLIAMHDARQVLQKLWGYADFRPQQRPIVEAVAGGRDVLAVLPTGGGKSVAFQVPALLRSGTTLVVTPLVALMEDQVARLRSLKVAAACLHGEQSAAVRSESLAGIETGRWALLYLSPETLLSPPTWARLQGCPIARMVLDEAHCLTGWGSSFRPDYHRLGAARRALGHPPLCAFTATAAPADRARIERWLGLVDPVRLVIAPYRPNLAIRVRWMYTTRQRCGAVGAFLASRPDTSGLVYLRTRAGTEKLAFELAKAGYRTTHYHAGLGAAARRSAERDWLAGRLQFLVATNAFGMGVDAPHVRWVIHAHTPPSLEEYLQEIGRAGRDGEAATALLLASEPTGWLDPTDRLLHRHFAANRREQWQAAEKALARLPAEGEYRPELALSLALLHERGRLVWKTPFDYRLVETPPTRPPEMGAGVQDFVRTCRCRWQFLMAAFGEAASPPCGRCDRCTG, from the coding sequence GTGCCAGACTGTGCGGCGGCGACTTGCCCGGGGGGACCGCCCCGGGGGCAACCGGCGCTATCCCCTGGGGCGAAACTCATCGCCATGCACGACGCCCGCCAAGTCCTGCAAAAACTCTGGGGCTACGCCGACTTTCGCCCCCAACAGCGGCCCATCGTCGAGGCGGTGGCTGGCGGCCGGGATGTGCTTGCGGTGCTGCCCACCGGCGGCGGCAAGAGTGTCGCCTTTCAAGTGCCGGCGCTGCTGAGGTCGGGTACGACGCTGGTGGTGACGCCGCTGGTGGCGCTTATGGAAGATCAAGTGGCGCGGTTGCGCTCGCTCAAGGTGGCCGCCGCCTGCCTGCACGGCGAGCAATCGGCGGCGGTGCGCTCCGAGAGCCTGGCGGGCATCGAGACCGGCCGCTGGGCCTTGTTGTACCTCTCGCCCGAGACGCTCCTCAGTCCGCCGACCTGGGCCAGGCTGCAAGGGTGCCCGATTGCCCGGATGGTGCTCGATGAAGCCCACTGCCTGACCGGTTGGGGCAGCAGCTTTCGCCCCGACTACCACCGCCTCGGGGCGGCGCGGCGCGCCCTCGGCCATCCGCCTCTGTGCGCCTTTACCGCCACCGCCGCCCCCGCCGACCGCGCCCGCATCGAACGCTGGCTGGGCCTGGTGGACCCGGTGCGGCTGGTGATCGCACCCTACCGGCCAAACCTGGCCATCCGGGTGCGCTGGATGTACACCACCCGCCAGCGCTGCGGTGCGGTCGGCGCTTTTTTGGCTTCCAGACCCGATACCTCGGGTCTGGTTTACCTGCGCACCCGCGCGGGCACCGAGAAGCTGGCCTTCGAACTGGCAAAAGCAGGTTACCGGACAACCCATTACCACGCCGGCCTGGGAGCCGCCGCACGCCGCAGTGCCGAGCGCGACTGGCTTGCGGGCCGTCTGCAGTTTCTGGTGGCCACCAACGCCTTCGGCATGGGGGTGGACGCCCCGCACGTGCGCTGGGTGATCCATGCCCACACCCCGCCCAGCCTCGAAGAGTACCTGCAGGAAATCGGCCGCGCCGGGCGCGACGGTGAAGCGGCGACGGCCCTGCTGCTTGCGAGCGAACCAACCGGCTGGCTCGATCCGACCGACCGGCTGCTGCATCGTCACTTTGCTGCGAATCGCCGCGAGCAGTGGCAGGCCGCCGAAAAAGCCCTCGCCCGCCTGCCCGCAGAAGGCGAGTACCGCCCCGAATTGGCCCTCAGCCTTGCTTTGCTGCACGAGCGGGGCCGGTTGGTGTGGAAGACACCCTTTGATTACCGCCTGGTCGAGACCCCTCCCACCCGGCCGCCTGAAATGGGTGCGGGCGTGCAGGATTTTGTGCGCACCTGCCGCTGCCGCTGGCAATTTTTGATGGCGGCCTTCGGCGAAGCCGCGAGTCCGCCCTGCGGTCGCTGCGACCGCTGCACAGGTTAG
- a CDS encoding TonB-dependent siderophore receptor gives MAAIPTATQSEQTIPRLADLEPMQTGAQGLFESPVAQAEPGTQKPPTSPEDLDEVTVTGTRSYRRSRSSTATKTDTAILDVPQSIQVIPRQVLEDQRIVRAGDALQNVSGIVNLGSYSGYSDSLLIRGFEAAGFDGSFFRDGVPYFQFDYVETADLERIEVLKGPASVLFGQGQPGGIVNLVSKQPQAKPYYSAALTAGSYSDYRGQLDLSGPLNAGGTLQYRLNAFYQNARSFRDFVRNDRSVLTPALTWQISPQTALRFDSYFINEARTMDDGIPVIGRSVANVPIGRFLHEPFSNYRKDEYGLGYSLDHRFSENWSLRHTARYQNVSPERYYPFSLELNEQTGELSRLAYWAAGNYNRIFANADVVGRFNTGSIAHRLLFGVEYRRGRESPIFKTSELYPSINIFNPVYIDQAYAKTPDFFRDDDATTLAAYIQDQIDLLPNLKLLAGVRFDTYRQSRSENDLNQPRSVFVQTDGAWSPRVGLVWQPAPEVSLYGSYTRSFVPQFGTFRNFNGAAFRPETGTQWEVGVKTELFDKKLSLTLAAYDLRKQNVVTADPTNPLVSIQTGEQTSRGIEFDASGEILPGWNVIASYSLIDAVVSADNSLPVGNTLANVPANTASFWSRYNLQGGDLKGLGFGLGLFYVDSRPGDLLGSFTLDSYVRTDAALYYRPGNWQAALNFRNLFDVRYYTGGFRTGVQPGAPFTVLGTLSMEL, from the coding sequence GTGGCTGCAATCCCTACTGCCACTCAAAGCGAGCAGACCATTCCACGCCTGGCAGATCTAGAACCGATGCAAACCGGGGCGCAGGGGTTGTTCGAAAGCCCCGTCGCTCAGGCGGAACCGGGCACCCAAAAGCCCCCGACCAGCCCGGAAGATCTCGACGAAGTGACGGTGACCGGCACGCGCAGCTACCGGCGCTCGCGCTCTTCGACGGCCACCAAGACCGATACGGCCATCCTGGATGTTCCCCAATCGATCCAGGTGATCCCCCGGCAGGTGCTCGAAGACCAGCGCATCGTCCGCGCCGGCGACGCGCTGCAAAACGTCAGCGGCATCGTCAATCTAGGCAGCTACTCCGGCTATTCCGACTCCTTGCTTATTCGCGGCTTTGAGGCGGCCGGCTTCGACGGATCTTTCTTCCGCGACGGTGTGCCCTACTTTCAGTTCGATTACGTCGAGACCGCCGACCTGGAGCGCATCGAGGTGCTCAAAGGGCCGGCCTCGGTGCTGTTCGGCCAGGGCCAGCCGGGCGGGATCGTCAATCTGGTGAGCAAACAGCCGCAGGCCAAACCCTACTATTCCGCTGCGCTCACCGCCGGCTCCTACAGCGACTACCGGGGACAGCTCGACCTGTCCGGACCGCTCAACGCCGGGGGCACACTGCAGTATCGGCTCAACGCTTTTTACCAGAATGCCCGCAGCTTCCGCGACTTTGTGCGCAACGACCGCAGCGTCCTCACCCCGGCCCTCACCTGGCAAATCAGCCCCCAGACGGCCCTGCGCTTCGACAGCTACTTCATCAACGAAGCGCGCACGATGGACGACGGCATCCCGGTGATTGGCCGCTCGGTGGCGAATGTGCCCATCGGTCGGTTTCTGCACGAACCTTTCAGCAACTACCGCAAAGACGAGTACGGTCTGGGCTACAGCCTGGATCACCGCTTCAGCGAGAACTGGTCGCTCAGGCACACGGCGCGCTACCAGAACGTGAGCCCGGAGCGGTACTATCCGTTTTCGCTGGAATTGAACGAGCAGACCGGAGAACTGTCGCGCCTCGCTTACTGGGCGGCGGGCAACTACAACCGCATCTTTGCCAATGCCGATGTCGTGGGCCGCTTCAACACCGGTTCGATCGCCCACAGGCTGCTTTTTGGCGTCGAGTACCGCCGGGGCCGAGAGTCTCCAATCTTCAAGACCTCGGAGTTGTACCCCTCTATCAATATCTTCAACCCGGTCTACATCGACCAGGCTTACGCCAAAACCCCGGATTTCTTTCGCGACGACGACGCCACGACCCTGGCCGCCTACATTCAAGATCAAATCGATCTGCTGCCCAACCTGAAGTTGCTCGCCGGGGTTCGCTTCGACACCTACCGGCAATCGCGCTCCGAAAACGACCTCAACCAGCCGCGCAGCGTCTTCGTGCAGACCGACGGAGCCTGGAGCCCGCGCGTCGGTCTGGTCTGGCAGCCGGCACCGGAAGTGTCGCTCTATGGGTCGTACACGCGCTCTTTCGTGCCGCAATTCGGCACCTTCCGCAACTTCAACGGCGCCGCCTTCCGGCCGGAGACCGGTACCCAGTGGGAGGTGGGCGTCAAAACGGAACTATTCGACAAAAAACTGAGCCTAACTCTGGCCGCCTACGATCTGCGCAAACAGAATGTCGTGACCGCCGATCCCACCAACCCCCTGGTCTCGATCCAGACCGGGGAGCAGACGAGCCGGGGCATCGAATTCGACGCGAGCGGCGAAATCCTGCCGGGCTGGAACGTGATTGCCTCCTACTCGCTCATCGACGCGGTGGTCAGCGCCGACAACAGTTTGCCCGTGGGCAACACCCTGGCCAACGTGCCCGCCAACACCGCCAGTTTTTGGAGCCGCTACAACCTGCAAGGCGGCGATCTCAAGGGTCTGGGCTTTGGTCTGGGGCTATTTTATGTAGACAGCCGGCCGGGGGATCTGCTGGGCAGCTTCACGCTCGACAGCTACGTGCGCACCGACGCTGCTTTGTACTACCGTCCCGGCAACTGGCAGGCGGCACTCAACTTCCGCAATCTGTTCGACGTGCGCTACTACACCGGCGGTTTTCGCACCGGCGTGCAGCCGGGAGCGCCGTTCACGGTGCTCGGCACGCTGTCGATGGAACTATGA
- a CDS encoding DUF433 domain-containing protein: protein MQTVIGMLREEVSAKLATHPPTAELIVQDPKLLFGKPTVFGTRLSVELLLEGLAGGRTPEQLMRSYPTLYPEGLEAAIAFAEGLPAMHPLAGLLAQYRALCR from the coding sequence ATGCAAACCGTGATCGGCATGCTTCGAGAAGAAGTGTCAGCTAAACTTGCGACCCATCCGCCGACGGCCGAGTTGATCGTTCAGGATCCGAAACTGCTTTTCGGCAAACCTACGGTTTTCGGTACCCGCCTTAGTGTCGAATTGCTCTTGGAAGGGCTCGCTGGCGGCCGCACGCCGGAACAGCTGATGCGCAGCTACCCGACGCTTTATCCCGAGGGGCTCGAAGCGGCAATTGCCTTCGCAGAAGGGTTACCTGCAATGCATCCCCTTGCGGGTCTGCTCGCCCAATACCGTGCGCTTTGTCGCTGA